A genomic window from Cotesia glomerata isolate CgM1 linkage group LG7, MPM_Cglom_v2.3, whole genome shotgun sequence includes:
- the LOC123269903 gene encoding peroxisomal membrane protein 11B, with translation MDLLIRLNNQTVGRDKIIRLCQYGSRAGWYYTQNKLMAYRSNDILKSLEYTFSSFRKLLRLGRFLDSLYSALSSIKYPNIVIRITLTLSKISNALYLLADHIIWVGRAGLCKVNIEKWSTIANKYWLMTIIMNLTRDIYEILQIMEEYNLGRLSKVNLHSKNYRYDRYRALFYLTSHKDVVLDTIKNACDLFIPLTNLGYTKFSPGIVGILGFISSAVGIYCLIDPLAKLSPA, from the exons ATGGATTTATTGATCAGGTTAAATAATCAAACTGTTGGCcgagataaaataataag attaTGTCAATATGGGAGCCGTGCTGGATGGTATTATacacaaaataaattgatgGCTTATCGTTCAAATGACATTCTAAAAAGCCTAGAGTATACCTTCAGTTCATTTAGAAAAT tgcTACGACTCGGAAGATTTTTAGACAGTCTTTATTCAGCATTATCGTCTATAAAATATCCAAATattgtaataagaataactctAACGCTATCAAAAATATCCAATGCTCTTTACTTGCTAGCTGATCACATTATTTGGGTTGGAAGAGCTGGATTATGTAaagtaaatattgaaaaatggaGCACAATAGCCAACAAGTACTGgctaatgacaataataatgaatttgacACGCGATATCTATGAAATACTCCAAATTATGGAAGAATACAATTTAGGAAGACTGTCAAAAGTTAATTTACATAGTAAAAACTACCGGTATGACAGATATCGTGCATTGTTCTACTTGACTAGCCACAAAGACGTCGTTTTGGATACTATTAAAAATGCCTGTGATTTATTTATACCTTTGACAAATCTGGGTTACACTAAATTCAGCCCAGGAATCGTTGGAATTCTTGGATTTATTTCCTCAGCCGTTGGAATTTATTGTCTGATAGATCCTCTGGCTAAATTATCACCCgcatag
- the LOC123269901 gene encoding ciliogenesis and planar polarity effector 2-like, producing MSGAINMSWLNSSEAESLMPYFYDDKSRTRRRYGLLERPSLPPSIEEVTYKIFMIGRPGVGKSSVVSRFSGITHENYVSSEINGIRKTMVYWPVKIWDKVVLFRLNFWDTTESSIKKYSHVLPACKEKVDAICSIFSFEDPSSFNDIPYLMNSMSNMKERPANIVIGTRYKPWSTLPVTELQLKEFESKWKVKVIKVDVSKTTARPEILDCAYQLNSICKALWNRDQEFITKQMHII from the exons atgaGTGGAGCGATAAACATGAGTTGGTTAAATTCAAGTGAAGCTGAATCATTGATGCCGTACTTTTATGATGACAAGTCAAGAACAAGGAGACGTTAtg GGCTTTTAGAAAGACCATCATTACCACCGTCAATAGAAGAAGTaacttacaaaatatttatgataggAAGACCTGGTGTTGGTAAATCATCGGTAGTCTCCCGATTTTCAGGTATAACTCATGAAAATTACGTATCCTCTGAAATAAACGGTATACGCAAGACAATGGTCTATTGGCCAGTTAAAATTTGGGATAAAGTTGTCTTATTTCGTCTTAATTTCTGGGACACTACTGAaagtagtattaaaaaatacagcCACGTTTTACCG GCATGTAAAGAAAAAGTTGATGCAATTTGCTCGATATTTAGCTTTGAAGATCCTTCAAGTTTCAATGATATACCCTATTTGATGAATTCGATGAGCAATATGAAGGAGAGACCAGCGAATATTGTTATTGGAACGCGATACAAGCCCTGGTCAACATTACCTGTTACTGAGCTCCAGTTGAAGGAATTTGAGAGCAAATGGAAGGTTAAGGTAATTAAAGTTGATGTCAGCAAAACGACAGCCCGTCCAGAAATACTTGACTGTGCTTATCAACTTAATTCTATTTGCAAAGCTCTGTGGAATAGGGATCAGGAGTTTATAACTAAACAAATGCATATAATTTAG